One Curtobacterium sp. BH-2-1-1 genomic region harbors:
- a CDS encoding response regulator transcription factor, whose product MTTVVIVDDETLVRYGFELILGAAPDIDVVATTGDVDAVQVIRSHAPDVVLLDVRMPRVNGLEVLRELQAFPEPPAVAMLTTFDTDEYVGRAMELGAAGFLLKDTDPEGLAEYVRVLARGGVVLAPGVDRTRLFAARPAAPAPSVSDREHAVLRLVADGVSNPDIGRRLGVSTGTVKEDIRSLLAAFGVPTRVQLALRAAEAGLLDG is encoded by the coding sequence GTGACAACCGTGGTGATCGTCGACGACGAGACGCTCGTCCGCTACGGCTTCGAGCTGATCCTCGGCGCCGCACCGGACATCGACGTCGTCGCCACCACCGGGGACGTGGACGCCGTGCAGGTCATCCGGTCGCACGCGCCCGACGTCGTGCTCCTCGACGTGCGGATGCCGCGGGTGAACGGCCTCGAGGTCCTCCGCGAGCTGCAGGCCTTCCCCGAACCACCGGCGGTCGCGATGCTCACGACCTTCGACACCGACGAGTACGTCGGTCGGGCGATGGAGCTGGGCGCCGCCGGCTTCCTGCTCAAGGACACCGACCCCGAGGGCCTCGCCGAGTACGTCCGGGTCCTCGCCCGCGGCGGGGTCGTCCTGGCACCGGGCGTCGACCGGACCCGGCTGTTCGCGGCACGTCCGGCAGCCCCCGCGCCGTCCGTCAGCGACCGGGAGCACGCGGTGCTCCGGCTCGTCGCGGACGGCGTGAGCAACCCGGACATCGGCCGACGGCTCGGCGTGAGCACCGGGACCGTCAAGGAGGACATCCGGTCGCTGCTCGCCGCGTTCGGCGTCCCGACGCGCGTCCAGCTCGCGCTGCGCGCGGCCGAGGCAGGACTCCTGGATGGCTGA
- a CDS encoding sensor histidine kinase — protein sequence MADTQRSGRVRRVLAATDGRLDRLVDVGLRWARTRRAPWWLVDALFISAAVADAVLDISGATALETWLSLLAAAALLLRRRFPVLAFALTVPGLFVGSAVVAASVALFTLGERTSRRWLMLLAALVQFVGFSGFVGPPQTLDEIVVSVVYALIFALGPLAVGLLVQTRARLTDQLVESRRAREDERRQAAAVALSRERALLAREMHDVVSHQVTLIAVQAGAMQMAGRDEAERGFARTIRQLCVITLQELREMVQVLRASGGTDREIAPQPVLTDLPRLIAESGLETSTTVDLPDTLAQPLQRAVYRFVQEGLTNVRKHAPDATVRVSGRIHGEHVLVDVVNGPARSERLELPGSGLGLIGLGERASLLGGSMESGPQPDDGFALHLRLPVEHVPAARAV from the coding sequence ATGGCTGACACGCAGCGGTCGGGGCGCGTCCGGCGGGTGCTCGCGGCGACCGACGGGAGGCTCGACCGCCTCGTCGACGTCGGCCTGCGGTGGGCGCGCACCCGCCGTGCACCGTGGTGGCTGGTCGACGCCCTGTTCATCTCCGCCGCCGTCGCGGACGCCGTGCTCGACATCTCCGGGGCGACCGCCCTCGAGACGTGGTTGTCGCTGCTCGCGGCCGCCGCCCTGTTGCTCCGTCGTCGCTTCCCCGTGCTCGCGTTCGCCCTGACGGTGCCGGGGTTGTTCGTCGGTTCCGCGGTGGTGGCGGCGAGCGTGGCGCTGTTCACCCTCGGGGAGCGCACGAGCCGCCGGTGGCTGATGCTCCTCGCCGCGCTGGTGCAGTTCGTCGGCTTCAGCGGGTTCGTCGGGCCGCCGCAGACCCTCGACGAGATCGTCGTCTCCGTCGTCTACGCGCTCATCTTCGCGCTCGGACCGCTCGCCGTCGGGCTGCTCGTGCAGACCCGCGCGCGGCTGACCGACCAGCTCGTCGAGTCCCGCCGGGCCCGCGAGGACGAACGCCGGCAGGCCGCGGCCGTCGCCCTGTCCCGCGAGCGGGCGCTGCTCGCGCGGGAGATGCACGACGTCGTCTCGCACCAGGTGACCCTGATCGCGGTGCAGGCCGGCGCGATGCAGATGGCCGGACGCGACGAGGCCGAGCGCGGGTTCGCCCGGACGATCCGGCAGCTGTGCGTGATCACCCTGCAGGAGCTCCGCGAGATGGTGCAGGTGCTCCGCGCCTCCGGCGGCACCGACCGCGAGATCGCGCCCCAGCCGGTGCTCACCGACCTCCCCCGGCTCATCGCCGAGAGCGGGCTCGAGACGAGCACGACCGTCGACCTGCCGGACACCCTCGCCCAGCCGCTCCAGCGCGCGGTGTACCGGTTCGTGCAGGAGGGGCTGACGAACGTCCGCAAGCACGCCCCCGACGCGACCGTGCGGGTGAGTGGTCGGATCCACGGCGAGCACGTCCTCGTCGACGTCGTGAACGGCCCGGCGCGTTCCGAACGCCTCGAACTGCCGGGGTCCGGGCTCGGGCTGATCGGGCTCGGGGAGCGGGCGTCGCTCCTCGGCGGGAGCATGGAGTCGGGCCCGCAGCCGGACGACGGGTTCGCGCTGCACCTGCGGCTGCCGGTGGAGCACGTGCCGGCTGCCCGGGCGGTCTGA
- a CDS encoding bifunctional lysylphosphatidylglycerol flippase/synthetase MprF, whose product MAPAALLGRLRRSPVSVAVAVVAVALVVTARMAHSEPDFPHHPPVACLALVAVVLTTVLAERSLGSLRTLVIGVGAPLLGVLATLLTVTIGSALGEAHAEFAVGQPLFAPSVVAAALLGAASAAMPAQRRWRTRAALWTVVLTLVLFAGHGSDLARALATLLGTAAGAWIVRRASRPQSRTTRVTARTVVVSALIALGAGTLVTPIVPDPDGVLSPFADAMPDRSVVVVGVLLLLAAWLVHRGRRTGIALAIGVLLTLTVVLADVFLIEPVKDDAVQWQGLGLDAIEWQVTLLGAWIVPAAVLLAVLLLRPRLVRARFRAAGARRDDLVEMLRDGDAGTLGHMGTWRGNATWTHPDGRGAVAYRVRGEVALAVSDPACATADRAEVLAGFTAFCERNGWVPAFTSVHEPVRAILGAEGWTALPVGVECVLDVTTFDLRGKKRQDLRTASNRADREGVRDEWTTLDALDAGRRAEVEAICTRWASDRRLPEMGFTLGGFRELDDPDVRLMLAVDADGHVTAVTSWLPVHERGALTGYTLDVMRRGDDGMPGVMEFLIARTALRAREAGLTTISLSGTPLAAHAGARSLVVRGSVLLARVLEPVYGFRSLQRFKEKFGARHEPLWLVVPTPLHVPRVARALASAYVPGLRPKHLWALRQAHRAAADARAVAEARAAGAARS is encoded by the coding sequence GTGGCACCAGCAGCGCTCCTCGGACGACTCCGTCGATCCCCCGTCTCCGTCGCCGTGGCGGTGGTCGCGGTCGCGCTCGTCGTGACCGCACGGATGGCGCACTCCGAGCCGGACTTCCCGCACCACCCGCCCGTCGCGTGCCTCGCCCTCGTGGCGGTGGTCCTGACGACCGTCCTCGCCGAGCGCTCCCTCGGATCACTCCGGACCCTCGTGATCGGGGTCGGCGCGCCGCTGCTCGGGGTCCTCGCGACCCTCCTCACCGTCACGATCGGTTCGGCGCTGGGCGAGGCACACGCCGAGTTCGCCGTCGGACAGCCGCTCTTCGCCCCCTCCGTCGTCGCCGCCGCGTTGCTCGGGGCCGCGTCGGCGGCGATGCCCGCGCAGCGCCGCTGGCGGACACGCGCCGCGCTCTGGACCGTGGTGCTGACCCTCGTGCTCTTCGCGGGCCACGGGTCGGACCTGGCCCGCGCCCTGGCGACCCTGCTCGGGACCGCAGCCGGCGCGTGGATCGTGCGCCGCGCCTCCAGGCCCCAGAGCCGCACCACCCGCGTCACCGCACGGACGGTCGTGGTGAGCGCCCTCATCGCGCTCGGTGCCGGCACCCTGGTGACCCCGATCGTGCCGGACCCGGACGGCGTGCTCTCGCCGTTCGCCGACGCGATGCCGGACCGTTCCGTGGTCGTCGTCGGGGTGCTGCTGCTCCTGGCCGCCTGGCTCGTGCACCGCGGTCGCCGAACGGGCATCGCGCTGGCGATCGGCGTGCTCCTGACGCTCACGGTCGTGCTCGCCGACGTCTTCCTCATCGAGCCGGTCAAGGACGACGCGGTGCAGTGGCAGGGGCTCGGACTCGACGCGATCGAGTGGCAAGTCACCCTGCTCGGCGCGTGGATCGTGCCAGCCGCCGTGCTGCTCGCCGTGCTCCTCCTCCGACCGCGGCTCGTCCGCGCGCGGTTCCGGGCCGCCGGTGCACGCCGTGACGACCTCGTCGAGATGCTCCGCGACGGCGACGCCGGGACCCTCGGGCACATGGGGACCTGGCGCGGGAACGCGACCTGGACCCACCCGGACGGACGCGGCGCCGTGGCCTACCGGGTGCGCGGCGAGGTCGCCCTCGCCGTCTCGGACCCGGCGTGCGCCACCGCCGACCGCGCCGAGGTCCTCGCCGGCTTCACCGCGTTCTGCGAGCGCAACGGCTGGGTGCCCGCGTTCACGAGCGTGCACGAACCCGTCCGCGCGATCCTCGGTGCCGAGGGGTGGACCGCGCTGCCGGTGGGCGTCGAGTGCGTGCTCGACGTGACGACGTTCGACCTGCGCGGCAAGAAGCGGCAGGACCTCCGGACCGCGTCGAACCGGGCCGACCGCGAGGGTGTCCGCGACGAGTGGACCACCCTGGACGCGCTCGACGCCGGCCGTCGTGCCGAGGTCGAGGCGATCTGCACGCGGTGGGCCTCCGATCGGCGTCTGCCGGAGATGGGCTTCACGCTCGGCGGGTTCCGCGAGCTCGACGACCCGGACGTCCGGCTCATGCTCGCCGTCGACGCCGACGGGCACGTCACCGCGGTCACGAGCTGGCTGCCCGTCCACGAGCGGGGAGCGCTGACCGGCTACACGCTCGACGTCATGCGCCGCGGTGACGACGGGATGCCCGGGGTGATGGAGTTCCTCATCGCCCGGACCGCGCTCCGTGCCCGCGAGGCCGGCCTCACCACGATCAGCCTCTCCGGCACGCCGCTGGCCGCCCACGCCGGGGCCCGGTCGCTGGTCGTCCGTGGGTCGGTGCTCCTCGCCCGCGTGCTCGAGCCGGTGTACGGGTTCCGGTCGCTGCAACGCTTCAAGGAGAAGTTCGGCGCGCGGCACGAGCCCCTGTGGTTGGTCGTCCCGACGCCGTTGCACGTGCCGCGGGTCGCCCGGGCCCTGGCGTCGGCGTACGTGCCGGGCCTGCGGCCGAAGCACCTGTGGGCGCTCCGGCAGGCGCACCGTGCGGCGGCGGACGCCCGAGCGGTGGCCGAGGCCCGTGCCGCGGGTGCGGCGCGCTCGTGA
- a CDS encoding esterase family protein, whose product MSPTEWLLATQLQAPSKLVPVDIAFAVLAVAVLIPGLRHTRSGSAWRAVRLRAVVAVGAAVAVLLVCWVLSDVLNLFGVALSPVTRMWVAIATAALALAVTGIVQGGRGRRVLAAVLVPAALLVPALGVNVEFAKYPTLGTVVQSDPYPALDLHAAPAAALPAHGEVRTVDIPGTRSGFPARPAVVYLPPAALVRDPARLPVVLAFAGQPGAPSDMFTAGQMGTVLDAYAAAHHGSAPIVVSVDQLSAPGRNPMCVDSTLGNSATYVTEDVPAWITARLPATPDRHAWGLVGFSQGATCAMQFVTAHPGSFGAALAISSELQPIDQNPRHSADQAFGGSVARWKAAAPIAQMRANGLGGHALWLTAGSADHEFSRNARALGSAARTAGADTVVAFAPGSGHDWNTVQWSLRTELPHEADTLFGALG is encoded by the coding sequence GTGAGTCCGACCGAGTGGCTGCTCGCCACCCAGCTGCAGGCGCCGTCGAAGCTCGTCCCGGTGGACATAGCGTTCGCGGTGCTCGCCGTCGCGGTGCTGATTCCCGGTCTCCGGCACACCCGGTCCGGGTCCGCCTGGCGTGCCGTCCGGCTGCGCGCCGTGGTCGCCGTCGGGGCCGCCGTCGCCGTGCTCCTCGTCTGCTGGGTCCTGAGCGACGTCCTGAACCTGTTCGGCGTCGCCCTGAGTCCAGTCACGCGGATGTGGGTCGCGATCGCCACCGCCGCACTCGCCCTGGCGGTCACCGGCATCGTGCAGGGCGGTCGCGGACGCCGGGTGCTCGCCGCCGTGCTCGTCCCGGCGGCGCTGCTCGTCCCCGCGCTCGGGGTGAACGTCGAGTTCGCCAAGTACCCGACCCTCGGCACCGTCGTGCAGAGCGACCCGTACCCGGCGCTCGACCTGCACGCGGCCCCAGCAGCCGCGCTCCCGGCGCACGGCGAGGTCCGGACGGTGGACATCCCCGGGACCCGCTCCGGCTTCCCGGCCCGCCCCGCCGTCGTCTACCTGCCGCCGGCCGCGCTCGTCCGGGACCCGGCACGCCTGCCGGTCGTCCTCGCGTTCGCCGGGCAGCCCGGGGCACCGAGCGACATGTTCACCGCCGGGCAGATGGGGACCGTGCTCGACGCCTACGCGGCCGCGCACCACGGATCGGCACCGATCGTCGTGTCCGTCGACCAGCTGTCGGCTCCCGGTCGGAACCCGATGTGCGTCGACTCGACGCTCGGGAATTCCGCGACCTACGTCACCGAGGACGTGCCCGCCTGGATCACCGCGCGCCTCCCCGCGACGCCGGACCGGCACGCCTGGGGCCTCGTCGGGTTCTCGCAGGGGGCGACCTGCGCGATGCAGTTCGTCACCGCCCACCCGGGGTCGTTCGGCGCCGCGCTGGCGATCTCCAGCGAACTGCAGCCGATCGACCAGAACCCGCGGCACAGCGCCGACCAGGCGTTCGGTGGGTCGGTGGCCCGCTGGAAGGCCGCCGCCCCGATCGCGCAGATGCGGGCGAACGGGCTCGGTGGTCACGCGCTCTGGCTCACGGCCGGGTCCGCCGACCACGAGTTCAGCCGGAACGCCCGGGCACTCGGCAGTGCGGCCCGGACGGCGGGCGCGGACACCGTGGTCGCGTTCGCGCCGGGGAGCGGGCACGACTGGAACACCGTGCAGTGGTCGCTGCGCACGGAGCTGCCGCACGAGGCCGACACCCTGTTCGGGGCCCTCGGGTGA
- a CDS encoding GNAT family N-acetyltransferase, with the protein MVHQLLMPSQEIRTDRLLLTPLSPADIDDVHAVFSDARTWTHLPAGRHAVRASTVDLVQRKIGGRARHGLGSWAVRAAADHAFLGVGGVDMTAAGVWNLGYRLAPAAWGNGYATEIALAAVAAAADVAPDVAVTGRVLTNNPASAAVLDRAGLQLVWQGSTSSTLPDGVERQVWADRALSRTQRAWLVANA; encoded by the coding sequence ATGGTCCACCAGCTCCTGATGCCCTCGCAGGAGATCCGAACGGATCGCCTCCTGCTCACCCCGCTGTCGCCGGCGGACATCGACGACGTGCACGCGGTCTTCTCCGACGCCCGGACGTGGACCCACCTCCCCGCGGGACGGCACGCGGTGCGGGCCTCGACGGTCGACCTCGTCCAGCGCAAGATCGGCGGTCGGGCACGACACGGGCTCGGCTCGTGGGCGGTCCGCGCCGCGGCCGACCACGCGTTCCTCGGTGTCGGCGGCGTGGACATGACCGCGGCCGGGGTGTGGAACCTCGGCTACCGGTTGGCACCGGCGGCGTGGGGCAACGGCTACGCGACGGAGATCGCGCTCGCGGCGGTGGCTGCCGCGGCGGATGTCGCTCCCGACGTCGCGGTCACCGGGCGGGTGCTGACGAACAACCCCGCCTCGGCGGCCGTGCTCGACCGCGCGGGGCTGCAGCTGGTGTGGCAGGGCTCGACGTCATCGACGCTGCCGGACGGTGTCGAGCGGCAGGTCTGGGCCGACCGGGCGCTCTCGCGGACGCAGCGGGCCTGGCTCGTCGCGAACGCCTGA
- a CDS encoding dihydrolipoamide acetyltransferase family protein: MAVAEFPLPDVGEGLTEAEIVQWRVAIGDEITVDQVLVEIETAKSLVELPSPFSGTVTGLLVSEGDTVEVGKPIIRVESDAQVASGAPVAGPGGAAHVDQSVPTSPDVTATPPAPAAPAAPVTQTPAAPAPVSAPTPPRAAAPAPAPAAAPAQPAAAPGQPVAVDASVVGTDESSGAVLVGYGSATSSPSRRKPGARRAAALAAEASRASSADAAAAAEAATDPGEETTAEAISALGSGSARKHGVATNVLAKPPIRKLAKDLGVELSEIVATGLAGEVTRDDVIRHAKQASVFRNIETPEWGDVRSETIPVKGVRKAIATAMTTSAFTAPHVSLFVDVDATRTMEFVKRLKSSPTFAGVKVSPLLLVAKAVIWAVRRNRSVNSTWTDREIIVHHFVNLGIAAATPRGLIVPNIKDAQDMSLLELAQALEQLTLTARDGKTTPAQMANGTVSITNIGVFGMDTGTPILNPGEVAIVAMGTIKPKPWVVDGEVRSRMVTTIGASFDHRVVDGDVASRFVHDVASVLEEPALLLD; this comes from the coding sequence GTGGCCGTCGCCGAATTCCCCCTGCCCGACGTGGGTGAGGGCCTCACCGAGGCCGAGATCGTGCAGTGGCGCGTCGCGATCGGTGACGAGATCACCGTCGACCAGGTCCTCGTCGAGATCGAGACGGCGAAGTCCCTCGTCGAGCTCCCGTCGCCGTTCTCCGGCACCGTCACCGGCCTGCTCGTCTCCGAGGGCGACACCGTCGAGGTCGGCAAGCCGATCATCCGCGTGGAGTCCGACGCGCAGGTCGCGTCCGGTGCGCCGGTCGCCGGCCCAGGAGGCGCGGCGCACGTCGACCAGAGCGTCCCGACCTCGCCGGACGTCACCGCCACCCCGCCGGCACCGGCCGCTCCCGCCGCCCCGGTCACGCAGACCCCCGCCGCACCCGCTCCGGTCAGCGCGCCGACCCCGCCGCGGGCCGCGGCGCCGGCGCCGGCACCCGCCGCCGCTCCCGCGCAGCCCGCAGCCGCGCCCGGCCAGCCGGTCGCCGTCGACGCCTCCGTCGTCGGCACGGACGAGTCCTCCGGCGCCGTCCTCGTCGGCTACGGCTCCGCGACCTCGTCGCCGTCCCGCCGGAAGCCGGGCGCCCGCCGGGCCGCAGCGCTCGCGGCCGAGGCGAGCCGCGCCTCCAGTGCCGACGCTGCTGCAGCGGCCGAAGCCGCCACCGACCCCGGCGAGGAGACCACCGCCGAGGCGATCTCCGCCCTCGGGTCCGGCTCCGCGCGCAAGCACGGTGTGGCGACGAACGTCCTCGCGAAGCCCCCGATCCGGAAGCTCGCGAAGGACCTCGGCGTCGAGCTGAGCGAGATCGTCGCGACCGGCCTCGCGGGCGAGGTCACCCGCGACGACGTCATCCGGCACGCGAAGCAGGCCAGCGTCTTCCGCAACATCGAGACCCCCGAGTGGGGCGACGTCCGCAGCGAGACGATCCCGGTCAAGGGCGTCCGCAAGGCCATCGCGACCGCGATGACCACGTCGGCGTTCACCGCACCGCACGTCTCGCTGTTCGTGGACGTGGACGCCACCCGCACGATGGAGTTCGTCAAGCGGCTGAAGTCCTCGCCGACGTTCGCGGGCGTGAAGGTGTCGCCGCTGCTCCTCGTGGCGAAGGCCGTGATCTGGGCGGTCCGCCGCAACCGTTCGGTGAACTCCACCTGGACCGACCGCGAGATCATCGTCCACCACTTCGTGAACCTCGGCATCGCAGCGGCCACCCCGCGTGGCCTCATCGTGCCGAACATCAAGGACGCGCAGGACATGTCCCTGCTCGAGCTCGCCCAGGCCCTCGAGCAGCTCACCCTGACCGCCCGCGACGGCAAGACCACCCCGGCGCAGATGGCGAACGGCACGGTGTCGATCACGAACATCGGCGTGTTCGGCATGGACACCGGCACCCCGATCCTCAACCCGGGCGAGGTCGCGATCGTGGCGATGGGCACGATCAAGCCGAAGCCGTGGGTCGTCGACGGCGAGGTCCGGTCGCGCATGGTGACGACGATCGGCGCCTCGTTCGACCACCGGGTCGTCGACGGCGACGTGGCATCGCGCTTCGTGCACGACGTGGCCTCGGTGCTCGAGGAGCCGGCGCTGCTGCTCGACTGA
- a CDS encoding alpha-ketoacid dehydrogenase subunit beta: MAKALNAGLAAAMQADDKVLLMGEDIGALGGVFRITEGLQEKFGPERVRDTPLAEAGIIGTAIGLALRGYRPVVEIQFDGFVWPGFDQITSQLAKMANRLPAHMSLPVVIRIPYGGHIGAVEHHQESPEAYFAHTPGLRVVSPSTPNDAYWMIQEAVASKDPVVFLEPKSRYWPKGQVDLVDGHVPMHTTRVARTGTEVTLVGHGAMVATLMQAAEIAEGEGTSCEVIDLRSISPIDWEPLLASVRKTGRLVIAQEASGFVSVGSEIAATVAEKAFYTMQAPPLRVSGFDVPFPVSKLEHLHLPDADRVLEAVDRALAY, from the coding sequence CAAGGTCCTGCTGATGGGCGAGGACATCGGCGCACTCGGCGGTGTGTTCCGCATCACCGAGGGCCTGCAGGAGAAGTTCGGCCCCGAGCGTGTGCGGGACACCCCGCTCGCCGAGGCCGGCATCATCGGCACCGCGATCGGCCTGGCCCTGCGCGGCTACCGCCCGGTCGTCGAGATCCAGTTCGACGGCTTCGTCTGGCCGGGCTTCGACCAGATCACCTCGCAGCTCGCGAAGATGGCGAACCGGCTGCCGGCGCACATGTCGCTGCCCGTCGTCATCCGCATCCCCTACGGCGGCCACATCGGCGCCGTGGAGCACCACCAGGAGTCGCCCGAGGCGTACTTCGCGCACACCCCTGGTCTCCGCGTGGTCAGCCCGAGCACGCCGAACGACGCCTACTGGATGATCCAGGAAGCAGTGGCCTCGAAGGACCCGGTCGTCTTCCTCGAGCCGAAGTCGCGCTACTGGCCGAAGGGTCAGGTGGACCTCGTCGACGGGCACGTCCCGATGCACACGACGCGCGTCGCCCGCACCGGCACCGAGGTCACCCTCGTCGGCCACGGCGCGATGGTCGCCACGCTCATGCAGGCGGCGGAGATCGCCGAGGGCGAGGGCACGAGCTGCGAGGTCATCGACCTCCGCTCGATCTCGCCGATCGACTGGGAGCCGCTCCTGGCATCGGTCCGGAAGACCGGTCGTCTCGTCATCGCGCAAGAGGCCTCCGGCTTCGTCAGCGTCGGCAGCGAGATCGCCGCGACCGTCGCCGAGAAGGCGTTCTACACGATGCAGGCCCCGCCGCTCCGGGTCTCCGGGTTCGACGTCCCGTTCCCGGTGTCGAAGCTGGAGCACCTGCACCTGCCGGACGCCGACCGCGTCCTCGAGGCCGTCGACCGCGCCCTCGCCTACTGA